From a single Phragmites australis chromosome 7, lpPhrAust1.1, whole genome shotgun sequence genomic region:
- the LOC133924654 gene encoding auxin-responsive protein SAUR27-like, giving the protein MLKRSHRGFRLGRKLLGLWRWALCSRRRRREGYIGLQTCPGGDCGERAAKKLAPVLRWGRALARRLSLGSRVGGNRILDGGEAVTTPKGQVAVYVGGASPGESMRYVVPVVYFNHPMFGELLKEAEEEFGFQHPGGITIPCPAARFERAAAVAAAGKKGFGRC; this is encoded by the coding sequence ATGCTAAAGAGGTCCCATAGAGGGTTCCGGCTCGGTCGGAAGCTGCTCGGCCTCTGGAGGTGGGCGCTCtgcagccggcgccggcgccgggaaGGCTACATCGGCCTGCAGACTTGCCCTGGTGGCGACTGCGGGGAGCGCGCGGCCAAGAAGCTCGCGCCGGTGCTGCGGTGGGGCCGGGCTCTGGCGCGGCGACTGAGCCTCGGGTCGAGGGTCGGGGGCAACCGGATACTggacggcggcgaggcggtGACGACCCCCAAGGGGCAGGTGGCGGTGTACGTGGGCGGCGCTTCGCCAGGGGAATCGATGAGGTATGTCGTGCCGGTGGTGTACTTCAACCACCCCATGTTCGGGGAGCTGCTCAAGGAAGCGGAGGAGGAGTTCGGGTTCCAGCACCCCGGCGGCATCACCATCCCCTGCCCCGCTGCGCGGTTcgagcgcgccgccgccgtggcggcCGCCGGGAAGAAGGGGTTCGGCAGGTGTTAG